One genomic segment of Gossypium arboreum isolate Shixiya-1 chromosome 3, ASM2569848v2, whole genome shotgun sequence includes these proteins:
- the LOC108475066 gene encoding uncharacterized protein LOC108475066 encodes MPSQENTRPIEEHLQVIPSELEIIKQDFEKRSLELGRKIEQLEEEKMQLGLDVDIQKLEADKLRKEKNKAEEDFDSLKMNYKKLRLSIRIAGFNKTSEQCRQDIKEERIRADQWEKKFQDARVQEDALERGLSESRNEKIGLKT; translated from the coding sequence ATGCCAAGTCAAGAAAACACTCGACCAATAGAAGAGCACCTACAAGTGATCCCGTCTGAGCTAGAGATTATCAAGCAAGACTTTGAAAAAAGGAGTTTGGAGTTGGGAAGGAAGATAGAACAGTTGGAAGAAGAAAAAATGCAGCTAGGATTAGATGTCGACATCCAAAAGCTAGAGGCCGATaaattgagaaaagaaaagaacaaagCCGAGGAAGATTTTGACAGTCTAAAAATGAATTATAAAAAGCTGCGTTTGTCAATAAGAATTGCTGGTTTCAATAAAACATCGGAGCAATGCCGACAAGATATCAAAGAGGAAAGGATTAGAGCCGATCAGTGGGAAAAGAAATTCCAAGATGCTCGAGTTCAAGAAGATGCTCTAGAAAGGGGTCTGTCAGAAAGCCGAAATGAAAAGATTGGATTAAAAACCTGA